One genomic window of Cupriavidus oxalaticus includes the following:
- a CDS encoding sulfate adenylyltransferase subunit 1 yields the protein MTHQATHQGLLRFITAGSVDDGKSTLIGRLLYDSKAVLSDQLTALANAKNKRTAGEQIDFSLLTDGLEAEREQGITIDVAYRYFSTARRKFIIADTPGHEQYTRNMVTGASTAHAAIVLVDATRVTVNDGRAELLAQTKRHSAILKLLEIQHVIVAVNKMDLVDYSEQRFNEIRTAYTELAEQLGLKDVRYVPVSALRGDNIVHESDAMPWYQGEPLLPLLEELPVEEAAPEDDAALRFPVQLVIRQDGSQSDDFRGYAGRVEAGTVRVGQKLRVLPANREAVVAEVLTPNGAAESANVGDTVTVRLAEDVDVSRGDMFVAADATAASAKKLQADLCWFDDESLNPSRKYVLKHTTASVFARVSAVDRVLDVHTLSHETGRHDVRLNDIGSVQISLQKPIVCDAYGDNPATGAFVLIDEATNHTVAAGMIRAFS from the coding sequence ATGACTCACCAAGCAACTCATCAAGGCCTGCTGCGCTTCATCACCGCCGGCTCCGTCGACGACGGCAAGAGCACGCTGATCGGCCGCCTGCTGTACGACAGCAAGGCCGTGCTGTCCGACCAGCTGACCGCGCTGGCCAACGCCAAGAACAAGCGCACCGCCGGCGAGCAGATCGACTTCTCGCTGCTGACCGACGGCCTGGAAGCCGAGCGCGAGCAGGGCATCACCATCGACGTGGCCTACCGCTACTTCTCGACCGCGCGCCGCAAGTTCATCATCGCGGATACGCCGGGCCACGAGCAGTACACCCGCAACATGGTCACCGGCGCCTCCACCGCGCATGCGGCCATCGTGCTGGTCGATGCCACGCGCGTCACCGTCAATGACGGCCGCGCCGAACTGCTGGCGCAGACCAAGCGCCACTCGGCGATCCTGAAGCTGCTGGAAATCCAGCACGTGATCGTCGCCGTCAACAAGATGGACCTGGTTGATTACAGCGAGCAGCGCTTCAACGAGATCCGCACCGCCTATACCGAACTGGCCGAGCAACTGGGCCTGAAGGACGTGCGCTATGTGCCGGTCTCCGCGCTGCGCGGCGACAACATCGTGCACGAGAGCGACGCCATGCCGTGGTACCAGGGCGAGCCGCTGCTGCCGCTGCTGGAAGAGCTGCCGGTGGAAGAAGCCGCGCCCGAGGATGACGCCGCGCTGCGCTTCCCGGTGCAGCTGGTGATCCGCCAGGACGGTTCGCAATCGGACGATTTCCGCGGCTATGCCGGCCGCGTGGAAGCCGGCACCGTGCGCGTCGGCCAGAAGCTGCGCGTGCTGCCCGCCAACCGCGAAGCGGTGGTGGCCGAAGTGCTGACACCGAATGGCGCCGCTGAATCGGCCAACGTCGGCGACACCGTCACCGTGCGCCTGGCCGAGGACGTCGATGTATCACGCGGTGACATGTTCGTTGCCGCCGATGCGACGGCGGCTTCCGCCAAGAAGCTGCAGGCCGACCTGTGCTGGTTCGACGACGAGTCGCTGAACCCGTCGCGCAAGTACGTGCTCAAGCACACCACGGCCAGCGTGTTCGCGCGCGTGTCGGCGGTGGACCGCGTGCTGGACGTGCACACGCTGTCGCACGAGACCGGCCGCCACGACGTCCGCCTGAACGATATCGGTTCGGTGCAGATCTCGCTGCAGAAGCCGATCGTGTGCGATGCCTACGGCGATAATCCGGCAACGGGCGCCTTCGTGCTGATCGACGAGGCGACCAACCACACGGTGGCCGCAGGCATGATCCGTGCGTTCTCCTGA
- a CDS encoding phosphoadenylyl-sulfate reductase, translating into MSTVLSDIAVVDASAVSGLRPPALWVAPEYTGSIEALEQKERELGERLAGIAARFYRARFASSLAAEDMVLTDAILRGTPAVRAGIRVFTLQTGRLHAETLAVLDKVQSHYGYSIEQYTPDAEAVENYLKKHGLNAFYDSIDLRKECCGIRKVEPLNRALSHADAWLTGQRREQAVTRAELPFEEMDDARGIPKFNPLADWSEAEVWAYLKRHDVPVNDLHAKGYPSIGCEPCTRAVRAGEDVRAGRWWWESKDSKECGLHEQNIKH; encoded by the coding sequence ATGAGCACGGTGCTGAGCGATATCGCGGTGGTCGATGCCAGTGCGGTGTCGGGACTGCGGCCGCCCGCGCTGTGGGTGGCGCCGGAATACACCGGCAGCATCGAAGCGCTGGAACAGAAGGAGCGCGAGCTGGGCGAGCGCCTGGCCGGCATCGCCGCGCGTTTCTACCGCGCGCGCTTTGCCTCCAGCCTGGCTGCCGAAGACATGGTGCTGACCGATGCCATCCTGCGCGGCACCCCCGCCGTGCGCGCCGGCATCCGCGTCTTCACGCTGCAGACCGGGCGCCTGCACGCCGAGACGCTGGCGGTGCTCGACAAGGTGCAGTCGCACTACGGCTATAGCATCGAGCAATACACGCCGGACGCCGAGGCGGTCGAGAACTACCTGAAGAAGCACGGCCTGAACGCCTTCTACGACAGCATCGACCTGCGCAAGGAATGCTGCGGCATCCGCAAGGTCGAGCCGCTCAACCGCGCGCTGTCGCACGCCGACGCCTGGCTGACCGGCCAGCGCCGCGAGCAGGCCGTGACGCGCGCCGAGCTGCCGTTCGAGGAAATGGACGACGCCCGCGGCATCCCCAAGTTCAATCCGCTGGCGGACTGGAGCGAGGCCGAGGTGTGGGCCTACCTGAAGCGCCACGACGTGCCGGTCAACGACCTGCACGCCAAGGGCTATCCCAGCATCGGCTGCGAACCCTGTACGCGTGCGGTACGCGCGGGCGAGGATGTGCGCGCGGGACGCTGGTGGTGGGAGAGCAAGGACTCGAAAGAGTGCGGGCTCCACGAACAGAACATCAAGCATTGA
- the cobA gene encoding uroporphyrinogen-III C-methyltransferase, with product MGKQARKTYGKVYLIGAGPGAADLITVRGARLLGEAQVVLHDALVSPEMLAWCPQAELVEVGKRCGQRSTAQLFINRQIVDLAGKYERVVRLKGGDPMLFGRADEELQALEAAGIEYEVVPGITAALAAASAIGKPLTRRGVSRSVAFATQAKAADGEGSPDIEAAVRADTLVYYMGRDQAASIAAQLIAHGKPASTPAWVVEAATTPRQRSREFTLGQMAAGEAAAWIDPVQPSLLMIGAALAARATEAPREDVGVTEVRTPRAA from the coding sequence ATGGGCAAGCAGGCACGGAAGACTTACGGCAAGGTGTACCTCATCGGGGCAGGCCCCGGTGCGGCAGACCTCATTACGGTGCGTGGTGCACGGCTTTTGGGCGAAGCCCAGGTGGTGCTGCACGATGCACTGGTGTCGCCGGAGATGCTGGCCTGGTGTCCGCAGGCGGAACTGGTCGAAGTCGGCAAGCGCTGCGGCCAGCGCTCCACCGCGCAGCTGTTCATCAACCGGCAGATCGTCGACCTGGCCGGCAAGTACGAGCGCGTGGTGCGCCTGAAGGGCGGCGACCCGATGCTGTTCGGCCGCGCCGACGAGGAACTGCAGGCGCTGGAAGCGGCCGGCATCGAATATGAGGTGGTGCCCGGCATCACCGCGGCGCTGGCGGCCGCGTCGGCCATCGGCAAGCCGCTGACCAGGCGCGGCGTGTCGCGCAGCGTGGCGTTTGCCACGCAGGCCAAGGCGGCGGACGGCGAGGGTTCGCCCGATATCGAAGCCGCGGTCAGGGCCGACACGCTGGTCTACTACATGGGCCGCGACCAGGCCGCCTCGATCGCCGCGCAACTGATCGCGCACGGCAAGCCCGCGTCGACGCCGGCATGGGTGGTGGAAGCCGCCACCACGCCGCGCCAGCGCAGCCGCGAGTTCACGCTCGGCCAGATGGCGGCCGGGGAAGCGGCGGCATGGATTGACCCGGTGCAACCCAGCTTGCTGATGATCGGCGCCGCGCTGGCCGCGCGCGCGACGGAGGCGCCGCGGGAGGACGTGGGCGTGACTGAAGTGCGCACGCCGCGCGCTGCCTGA
- the cysD gene encoding sulfate adenylyltransferase subunit CysD: MGIMNDIAEATSSVAHLLQVQNDHLDRLEAESIYIIREVVAECRNPALLFSGGKDSIVMLHLALKAFRLGDRKIELPFPLVHIDTGHNYPEVIEFRDQRVAELGARLVVGHVEDSIKRGTVRLRKETDSRNAAQAVTLLETIEAHKFDALMGGARRDEEKARAKERIFSFRDEFGQWDPKAQRPELWSLYNARMAQGEQMRVFPISNWTELDVWQYIARENLALPPIYYAHQREVVRKNGLLVPVTPITPKQDGDVSEVLSVRFRTVGDISCTCPVASVADSPEAIIAETAVTEITERGATRMDDQTSEASMERRKKEGYF; this comes from the coding sequence ATGGGCATCATGAACGACATCGCAGAAGCCACCTCCAGTGTGGCGCACCTGTTGCAGGTACAGAACGACCATCTCGACCGCCTCGAAGCGGAATCGATCTACATCATCCGCGAGGTGGTGGCCGAGTGCCGCAACCCGGCGCTGCTGTTCTCCGGCGGCAAGGACTCGATCGTGATGCTGCACCTGGCGCTGAAGGCCTTCCGCCTGGGCGACCGCAAGATCGAGCTGCCGTTCCCGCTGGTGCATATCGACACCGGCCACAACTACCCGGAAGTGATCGAGTTCCGCGACCAGCGCGTGGCCGAACTGGGTGCGCGCCTGGTGGTGGGCCATGTGGAAGACTCGATCAAGCGTGGCACCGTGCGCCTGCGCAAGGAAACCGATTCGCGCAACGCGGCGCAGGCCGTGACGCTGCTGGAAACCATCGAGGCGCACAAGTTCGACGCGCTGATGGGCGGCGCCCGCCGCGACGAAGAGAAGGCCCGCGCCAAGGAACGCATCTTCTCGTTCCGCGACGAGTTCGGCCAGTGGGACCCGAAGGCCCAGCGCCCCGAGCTGTGGAGCCTGTACAACGCCCGCATGGCGCAGGGCGAGCAGATGCGCGTGTTCCCGATCTCGAACTGGACCGAGCTGGACGTGTGGCAGTACATCGCCCGCGAAAACCTGGCGCTGCCGCCGATCTACTACGCGCACCAGCGCGAAGTGGTGCGCAAGAACGGCCTGCTGGTGCCGGTCACGCCGATCACGCCCAAGCAGGACGGCGACGTCAGCGAAGTGCTGTCGGTGCGCTTCCGCACCGTCGGCGACATCAGCTGCACCTGCCCGGTGGCCAGCGTTGCCGATTCGCCGGAAGCGATCATCGCCGAGACCGCGGTGACCGAGATCACCGAGCGCGGCGCCACCCGCATGGACGACCAGACGAGCGAAGCCTCGATGGAGCGCCGCAAGAAGGAAGGCTACTTCTAA
- a CDS encoding sulfite exporter TauE/SafE family protein, with product MSLAYTVSGLFVGVLVGLTGVGGGSLMTPLLTLLFGFSPATAVGTDLAFAAITKGFGTIAHRAHGHVQWQVVRRLCIGSLPAAVVAILVLKSAGELNAQWLHAIRVTIGVSVLLTVLSLLFRKQMLAWLERNPRFQLHGRTQVIATIVVGAVIGVLVTVSSIGAGAVGATLILLLYPHMKPAEVAGTDIAYAVPLTALAGLGHVWLGTVNWNLLLALLVGSIPGIWLGAQLSRALPERLVRAALATTLTLVAIKLVS from the coding sequence ATGTCGCTGGCCTATACCGTTTCCGGTCTGTTTGTAGGCGTCCTCGTCGGTCTGACCGGCGTGGGTGGGGGCTCGTTGATGACGCCGCTGCTGACGCTGCTGTTCGGCTTTTCGCCGGCGACCGCTGTCGGCACCGACCTGGCCTTCGCGGCCATCACCAAGGGTTTCGGCACTATCGCGCACCGTGCCCACGGCCATGTGCAGTGGCAGGTAGTGCGGCGCCTGTGCATCGGCAGCCTGCCGGCGGCGGTCGTGGCGATCCTGGTGCTCAAGAGCGCCGGCGAGCTCAACGCCCAGTGGCTGCACGCGATCCGCGTGACCATCGGCGTGTCGGTGCTGCTGACCGTATTGTCGCTGCTGTTCCGCAAGCAGATGCTGGCCTGGCTCGAGCGCAACCCGCGCTTCCAGCTGCACGGCCGCACCCAGGTCATCGCCACCATCGTGGTCGGCGCGGTCATCGGCGTGCTTGTGACGGTGTCGTCGATCGGCGCCGGCGCGGTTGGCGCCACGCTGATCCTGCTGCTGTATCCCCATATGAAGCCGGCCGAAGTCGCCGGCACCGATATCGCCTACGCCGTCCCGCTGACGGCGCTGGCCGGGCTGGGCCACGTGTGGCTCGGCACCGTCAACTGGAATTTGCTGCTGGCGCTGCTGGTGGGTTCGATCCCCGGCATCTGGCTGGGCGCGCAACTGTCGCGGGCGCTGCCCGAACGGCTGGTGCGTGCCGCCCTGGCGACCACGCTGACGCTGGTCGCCATCAAGCTCGTTTCCTGA
- a CDS encoding nitrite/sulfite reductase, with product MYQYDQYDQRIVNERVAQFRDQVRRRLSDELTEEEFLPLRLQNGLYMQRHAYMLRVAIPYGLLSSTQLRKLAHIAREYDRGYGHFSTRQNIQYNWMELERVPDVLAELASVEMHGIQTSGNCVRNITTDHFAGVAPDESVDPRVLAELLRQWSTFQPEFAFLPRKFKIAISASKDDRAVVQMHDIGIYAYKNADGETRLRILAGGGLGRTPILGSVIKEDLPWQHMLTYVESAIRVYNRYGRRDNKYKARIKILVKAIGVEKFAQEVEEEWQHSKDGPATLTQVEFDRVAQYFTPPAYEKLADTDASYENHLLEDKAFARWVSRSVHGHKVPGYAAVTLSTKPGLASPPGDATDAQMEAVADFADQFGFGELRVAHEQNLVLPDVKKQDLYALWQLAKKAGLATPNIGLLTDIIACPGGDFCSLANAKSIPIAQAIQDRFDDLDYVYDLGEISLNISGCINACGHHHVGNIGVLGVDKDGSEWYQVTLGGAQGNQTALGKVIGPSFSAEEMPEVVTRIIDTFVANRIEDERFIETLSRIGIAPFKERVYADKQPRERAEA from the coding sequence ATGTATCAGTACGACCAATACGACCAGCGCATCGTCAACGAGCGCGTCGCCCAGTTCCGTGACCAGGTGCGCCGCCGCCTGTCGGACGAGCTGACCGAGGAAGAATTCCTGCCGCTGCGCCTGCAGAACGGCCTGTACATGCAGCGCCATGCCTACATGCTGCGCGTGGCGATCCCGTACGGCCTGCTGTCGTCGACGCAGCTGCGCAAGCTGGCTCACATCGCGCGCGAATACGACCGCGGCTATGGCCACTTCTCCACCCGCCAGAACATCCAGTACAACTGGATGGAGCTGGAGCGCGTGCCCGACGTGCTGGCCGAGCTGGCCAGCGTCGAGATGCACGGCATCCAGACCTCGGGCAACTGCGTGCGCAACATCACTACCGACCACTTCGCCGGCGTTGCGCCGGACGAGTCGGTGGACCCGCGCGTGCTGGCCGAACTGCTGCGCCAGTGGAGCACGTTCCAGCCGGAATTCGCCTTCCTGCCGCGCAAGTTCAAGATCGCGATCTCGGCCTCGAAGGATGACCGCGCCGTGGTGCAGATGCATGACATCGGCATCTACGCCTACAAGAATGCCGACGGCGAAACGCGCCTGCGCATCCTGGCCGGTGGCGGCCTGGGCCGCACCCCGATCCTGGGCTCGGTGATCAAGGAAGACCTGCCGTGGCAGCACATGCTGACCTACGTCGAGTCGGCCATCCGCGTGTACAACCGCTATGGCCGCCGCGACAACAAGTACAAGGCCCGCATCAAGATCCTGGTGAAGGCCATCGGCGTGGAGAAGTTCGCGCAGGAAGTCGAGGAAGAATGGCAGCACAGCAAGGACGGCCCGGCCACGCTGACGCAGGTCGAGTTCGACCGCGTGGCCCAGTACTTCACGCCGCCCGCGTATGAAAAGCTGGCCGACACCGACGCCTCGTACGAAAACCACCTGCTGGAAGACAAGGCGTTCGCGCGCTGGGTCAGCCGCAGCGTGCACGGCCACAAGGTGCCGGGCTACGCCGCGGTGACGCTGTCGACCAAGCCGGGCCTGGCCTCGCCCCCGGGAGATGCCACCGACGCGCAGATGGAAGCCGTGGCGGACTTCGCCGACCAGTTCGGCTTCGGCGAGCTGCGCGTGGCGCACGAGCAGAACCTGGTGCTGCCGGACGTGAAGAAGCAGGACCTGTACGCACTGTGGCAATTGGCGAAGAAGGCTGGCCTGGCCACCCCGAACATCGGCCTGCTGACCGACATCATTGCCTGCCCGGGCGGCGACTTCTGCTCGCTGGCCAACGCCAAGTCGATCCCCATCGCGCAGGCGATCCAGGACCGTTTCGATGACCTCGACTACGTCTACGACCTGGGCGAGATCTCACTGAACATCTCGGGCTGCATCAACGCCTGCGGCCACCACCACGTCGGCAACATCGGCGTGCTGGGCGTCGACAAGGACGGTTCGGAGTGGTACCAGGTCACGCTGGGCGGCGCGCAGGGCAACCAGACCGCGCTGGGCAAGGTGATCGGCCCGTCGTTCAGCGCCGAGGAAATGCCCGAGGTCGTGACCCGCATCATCGACACCTTCGTGGCCAACCGCATCGAAGACGAACGCTTTATCGAAACCCTGTCCCGCATCGGCATCGCCCCGTTCAAGGAGCGCGTCTATGCCGACAAGCAGCCGCGCGAGCGCGCCGAAGCCTGA
- a CDS encoding ABC transporter substrate-binding protein, whose protein sequence is MPKLPRLLPAIVLSTLLGASAAALADIRVGIDVSTTGPAASIGIPSKNTVLMWPQTLGGQKAHYVILDDGSDPAAAVRNVRKLISEEKVDVIVGPNITPTALAALDAVSEGETPMVALAASASIVEPQTDAKRRWAFKMPQNDSHMATVLTEYMSNHGIRTVGFIGFADAYGESWWREFSRLAEVRKIKVVANERFSRNDTSVTGQVLKLMAANPDAVLIAGAGTPSVLPQKTLGERGYKGKVYQTHGIATWEFLRMGGKDVEGTLFPTGPVVVARQLPENHPVRKVALDFVNRYEGKYGADSVTQFAGDAWGAWLLLDDAARRALKTGAQPGTREFRAAMRDALESTTNLTIPNGVLNLNAKDHQGFDQRSRVMGVIRNGKFAYAGDK, encoded by the coding sequence ATGCCGAAGTTGCCCCGCCTGCTGCCCGCCATCGTACTTTCCACCCTGCTTGGCGCCAGCGCCGCCGCGCTGGCCGATATCCGCGTCGGCATCGACGTGTCCACCACCGGGCCGGCGGCCTCGATCGGCATCCCCTCCAAGAACACCGTGCTGATGTGGCCGCAGACGCTGGGCGGCCAGAAGGCGCACTACGTGATCCTGGACGACGGCTCCGACCCGGCCGCGGCGGTGCGCAATGTGCGCAAGCTGATTTCCGAGGAAAAGGTCGACGTGATCGTCGGCCCCAATATCACGCCGACTGCGCTGGCCGCGCTCGACGCCGTGTCCGAGGGCGAGACGCCGATGGTGGCGCTGGCCGCGTCGGCGTCGATCGTCGAGCCGCAGACCGACGCCAAGCGCCGCTGGGCCTTCAAGATGCCGCAGAACGACTCGCACATGGCGACCGTGCTGACGGAGTACATGAGCAACCACGGCATCAGGACGGTCGGCTTCATCGGCTTTGCCGACGCCTATGGCGAAAGCTGGTGGCGCGAGTTCTCCAGGCTGGCCGAAGTGCGCAAGATCAAGGTCGTCGCCAACGAGCGCTTCTCGCGCAACGATACTTCGGTGACCGGCCAGGTGCTCAAGCTGATGGCGGCAAACCCCGACGCCGTGCTGATCGCCGGCGCCGGCACGCCCTCGGTGCTGCCGCAGAAGACGCTGGGCGAGCGCGGCTACAAGGGCAAGGTCTACCAGACCCACGGCATCGCCACCTGGGAATTCCTGCGCATGGGCGGCAAGGACGTGGAAGGCACGCTGTTCCCGACCGGCCCGGTCGTGGTCGCGCGCCAGCTGCCCGAGAACCACCCCGTGCGCAAGGTCGCGCTGGACTTCGTCAACCGCTACGAGGGCAAGTACGGCGCCGACAGCGTGACGCAGTTTGCCGGCGACGCCTGGGGCGCGTGGCTGCTGCTGGACGATGCCGCGCGCCGCGCGCTCAAGACCGGCGCCCAGCCCGGCACGCGCGAATTCCGCGCCGCCATGCGCGACGCGCTCGAATCCACCACCAATCTCACCATCCCCAACGGCGTGCTGAACCTGAACGCGAAGGACCACCAGGGCTTCGACCAGCGTTCGCGCGTGATGGGGGTGATCCGCAACGGCAAGTTCGCCTATGCGGGCGACAAGTAG
- a CDS encoding methyltransferase, with the protein MSEATSELPRIHWTEDGTERSAAWRSEAGNPPPRRVVVADDTTSADTAYRLACEGTALLWRGDFQNARQLLNAMARRTERKPKKASRPGQKAKGAPGSATEAFHLHRLAQSQRARTLGMLLLPFEADHSVPLRRAPDVREACEQVYGPAGEPYVASLRELLGMIGAYEWRRKGVEIPALEDRIHPWYGVFSPVRGEYVDLVAAEPLPSKTLAFDIGTGTGVLAAVLARRGVQRIVATDQDPRALACARENIGQLGYAGAVEIVQADLFPEGRAPLVVCNPPWVPARPSSPVERAVYDPDSAMLHGFLDGLAAHLEPGGEGWLLLSDLAEHLGLRPREQLEGWIEAAGLKVLGRSDIRPRHPRAADPSDPLHAARSAEVTSLWRLGVR; encoded by the coding sequence ATGAGCGAAGCCACCAGCGAACTGCCCCGCATCCACTGGACCGAGGACGGCACCGAGCGCAGCGCCGCCTGGCGCTCCGAGGCCGGCAACCCGCCGCCGCGCCGCGTGGTGGTCGCCGACGACACCACCAGCGCCGACACCGCCTACCGGCTAGCCTGCGAGGGCACTGCCCTGCTGTGGCGCGGCGACTTCCAGAACGCGCGCCAGCTGCTCAACGCCATGGCGCGGCGCACCGAGCGCAAGCCCAAGAAGGCCAGCCGGCCAGGCCAGAAGGCCAAGGGCGCGCCCGGCTCCGCCACCGAGGCGTTCCACCTGCACCGGCTGGCGCAGTCGCAGCGCGCCCGCACGCTGGGCATGCTGCTGCTGCCGTTCGAGGCCGACCACAGCGTGCCGCTGCGCCGCGCGCCCGATGTCCGCGAAGCTTGCGAGCAGGTCTACGGTCCGGCGGGCGAGCCCTATGTGGCGTCGCTGCGAGAGCTGCTGGGCATGATCGGCGCCTATGAATGGCGCAGGAAAGGCGTGGAAATCCCGGCGCTGGAAGACCGCATCCATCCCTGGTACGGCGTGTTCTCGCCGGTGCGAGGCGAGTATGTCGACCTGGTCGCCGCCGAGCCGCTGCCGTCGAAAACGCTGGCCTTCGACATCGGCACCGGCACCGGCGTGCTGGCCGCGGTGCTGGCCCGGCGCGGCGTGCAGCGCATCGTCGCCACCGACCAGGACCCGCGTGCGCTGGCCTGCGCACGCGAGAACATCGGCCAGCTCGGCTATGCCGGCGCCGTCGAGATCGTGCAGGCCGACCTGTTCCCGGAAGGCCGTGCGCCGCTGGTGGTGTGCAACCCGCCGTGGGTGCCGGCCCGGCCCAGCTCGCCGGTCGAGCGCGCCGTCTACGATCCGGACAGCGCCATGCTGCACGGCTTCCTCGATGGGCTGGCCGCCCACCTGGAACCCGGCGGCGAAGGCTGGCTCTTGCTATCCGACCTGGCGGAGCACCTGGGCCTGCGCCCGCGCGAGCAGCTCGAAGGCTGGATCGAGGCCGCCGGGCTGAAGGTGCTGGGCCGCTCCGATATCCGCCCGCGTCATCCGCGCGCCGCGGACCCCAGCGATCCGCTGCATGCGGCGCGCTCGGCCGAGGTGACTTCGCTGTGGCGCCTGGGCGTGCGCTGA
- a CDS encoding CysB family HTH-type transcriptional regulator yields the protein MNLHQFRFVREAVRQNYNLTEAAKALYTSQPGVSKAIIELEEELGVDIFTRHGKRIRSLTEPGRRILTSVEKILQEVESLKRVGMDYAAQDQGNFTIATTHTQARYALPRVIGEFTKRYPKVRLSIQQGNPAQIADMLLHDQADIGIATEGITDDKNLVSLPGYQWTHMVITPPDHPLLDKKHLALEDLMGYPLITYDPNFAGRPKIDKAFELRHLKPDIVLEAIDADVIKTYVEIGLGVGIVAGVAYDAERDRNLRGISAGHLFGSNVTHLAVKQGAYLRSFVYTFIELFSPTLNRKLVEQAMSGEHEAYEL from the coding sequence ATGAACCTGCACCAGTTTCGCTTCGTGCGCGAGGCCGTCCGGCAGAACTACAACCTGACCGAAGCCGCTAAAGCGCTCTATACGTCACAACCCGGCGTGTCCAAGGCCATCATCGAGCTGGAAGAAGAGCTGGGTGTCGATATCTTCACGCGCCATGGCAAGCGCATCCGCAGCCTGACCGAGCCCGGGCGGCGGATCCTGACCTCGGTCGAGAAGATCCTGCAGGAGGTCGAGAGCCTGAAGCGGGTCGGCATGGACTATGCCGCGCAGGACCAGGGCAACTTCACCATTGCCACCACCCATACCCAGGCGCGCTACGCGCTGCCGCGGGTGATCGGCGAGTTCACCAAGCGCTACCCCAAGGTGCGGCTGTCGATCCAGCAGGGCAACCCGGCGCAGATCGCCGACATGCTGCTGCATGACCAGGCCGATATCGGGATCGCCACGGAAGGCATCACCGACGACAAGAACCTGGTGTCGCTGCCGGGTTACCAGTGGACACATATGGTGATTACGCCACCCGATCATCCGCTGCTGGACAAGAAGCACCTGGCGCTGGAAGACCTGATGGGCTACCCGCTGATCACCTACGATCCCAACTTTGCCGGCCGGCCCAAGATCGACAAGGCCTTCGAGCTGCGCCACCTGAAGCCGGACATCGTGCTCGAGGCGATCGACGCCGACGTGATCAAGACCTACGTGGAGATCGGCCTGGGCGTGGGCATCGTCGCCGGCGTGGCCTATGATGCCGAGCGCGACCGAAACCTGCGCGGGATTTCGGCCGGGCACCTGTTCGGCAGCAATGTGACGCACCTGGCGGTCAAGCAGGGGGCCTACCTGCGCAGCTTTGTCTACACCTTTATCGAGCTGTTCTCGCCGACGCTGAACCGCAAGCTGGTCGAACAGGCCATGTCGGGCGAGCACGAAGCCTACGAACTCTGA
- a CDS encoding DUF934 domain-containing protein has product MAKIIQLQRQDATGSANVTPVIVEDNWTVLRATEEQPLTEERIAAAVQSQDAVLFPLSVWKANEALLAGRDAARTGVWLAPEDEPGDAAAYFDRVSLVAVDFPVFRDGRGFSAAYLLRTRYKWEGQLRAVGDVLRDQLNFMKRCGFDAFAVRADKNIDDAIKGFTEFTVTYQASVDEPLPLFRRARTEGGAVQPKATA; this is encoded by the coding sequence ATGGCAAAGATCATTCAACTGCAACGCCAGGATGCAACGGGCAGTGCGAACGTCACCCCGGTGATCGTCGAAGACAACTGGACCGTGCTGCGCGCCACTGAAGAGCAACCGCTGACCGAAGAGCGCATCGCCGCCGCAGTGCAAAGCCAGGACGCCGTGCTGTTCCCGCTGTCGGTGTGGAAGGCCAATGAAGCGCTGCTGGCCGGCCGCGACGCGGCCCGCACCGGCGTGTGGCTGGCGCCGGAAGACGAGCCGGGCGATGCCGCCGCGTACTTCGACCGCGTGTCGCTGGTAGCGGTGGACTTCCCGGTGTTCCGCGACGGCCGCGGCTTCTCCGCGGCCTACCTGCTGCGCACCCGCTACAAGTGGGAAGGCCAGCTGCGCGCCGTCGGCGACGTGCTGCGCGACCAGCTCAACTTCATGAAGCGCTGCGGCTTCGATGCCTTCGCGGTCCGCGCCGACAAGAACATCGACGACGCCATCAAGGGCTTCACCGAGTTCACCGTGACCTACCAGGCTTCGGTCGACGAGCCGCTGCCGCTGTTCCGCCGTGCCCGCACCGAAGGCGGCGCCGTGCAGCCGAAGGCGACGGCATGA